The following proteins come from a genomic window of Streptomyces sp. ALI-76-A:
- a CDS encoding LuxR C-terminal-related transcriptional regulator has product MPHQAVVLRHTQESRALAPSNRRLYTAHIDPHMHIVAAEPDFSRQFGRTSADTCGRNLYELLHPSAPSVLNRHFTRLAEGRSSRFAERMVGLGTAGRVFSGELTGIAVQNTTGNLAGIVVQVRPDTEADSTDLRDVAGHPRERLLSKLDAQVLEGIAAGASTVQLAARLYLSRQGVEYHVGLMLRKLKAPNRAALVARAHSMGMLTVGQWPPRVLPEFIK; this is encoded by the coding sequence ATACCGCATCAGGCCGTCGTTCTCCGTCATACCCAGGAGTCACGGGCTCTTGCGCCGAGCAACCGCCGCCTTTACACAGCTCATATAGATCCCCACATGCACATCGTGGCCGCGGAACCCGACTTCTCGCGCCAGTTCGGCCGCACCTCCGCCGACACCTGCGGCCGCAATCTGTACGAACTGCTCCATCCCTCCGCCCCCTCGGTGCTGAACCGCCACTTCACCCGGCTCGCCGAAGGCCGCTCCAGCCGCTTCGCCGAGCGCATGGTCGGCCTCGGCACCGCGGGCCGGGTCTTCTCCGGCGAACTCACCGGCATCGCCGTGCAGAACACCACCGGGAACCTGGCCGGCATCGTCGTGCAGGTACGACCCGACACGGAGGCGGACAGCACGGATCTCAGAGACGTGGCCGGCCACCCGCGGGAGCGGCTGCTGAGCAAGCTCGACGCGCAGGTCCTGGAAGGGATAGCAGCCGGCGCCTCGACCGTACAGCTCGCCGCCAGGCTCTACTTGAGCCGTCAGGGCGTCGAGTACCACGTCGGTCTCATGCTGCGCAAGCTCAAGGCGCCCAACCGGGCCGCCCTGGTGGCCCGCGCTCATTCCATGGGCATGCTGACGGTGGGCCAGTGGCCGCCTCGCGTCCTGCCGGAGTTCATCAAGTAA
- a CDS encoding LuxR family transcriptional regulator, with protein sequence MLLEREPELTQATSALHRATEGEGCLLAVRGPLGVGRSTFLETVAALAEAEGFLTLRAQAAAAEENFTLGVVRQLADSVLVTAPADDSGRWLRDAAAAAGTAEPHPTAAVPPWSTITPHQAPRWLTALLESMASDRPVMVMVDDLQWSDGESLLALLPSLTRRRRNRIMFVLSVLPGDVRGTRGQVRQSLEPVDHAVELTVLSRDGVRLLVEEACGALPHDTFVDTLLRRSGGNPLLVKALVDEAQYRQLQPTEANCAAAAALRPERARRRLAVFLRSQPDHVRRVAYALTVLDDAADPQLVAYLAEIDDDRRAEAVDVLRLTGLVARHSGFLIPGTLLRDLLEESMPAAERTAMRSVAAELLHRTGHPAELAAEQLMSVITLHGPQAVEILRTAADSALRRGSPRDAARYLRRALLDTSPTGRDRARLLIDLATAERSFASAASLRHVAEAVPMLESVRERADAVTRLGPLLMDPAAFRIDSVRRAVAEELSRSDPDDRIERELALRLEAREHVLSAQDPAHVKHALRRFRGLGPSPSLRTTGERELVTSLLHIAFVANAASAEELSLLCTRLLEHERPTPEHVHSTTPLVINILAGAGRTEGAAGWLREAHRLAQRTGGDVEQAVIRAEQALVALADGQLAYARQKVLQADALAGPDTGGLPTVCAAVLAIVALHTEEPQLAEQILTQHRLHTENQHLAALLHLARGTLAAGRGETRTALVHFQTAGRRAERIGWHNPVTVPWSSCAALMYHRLGEHEEAVAAALMEVERSRAWGAPVRLGRALVALGKVSSGREGVAVLEESVGVLENATNAHELCQALYALGVHPETDHRRRSTALERAHELAVDQGADALARRIARKRDEHMSRISSATDRLTPSERKVAQLAATGLSNSEISAQLGTSSRMVEKHLTKAYRKLGIAGRPDLTQALEELRETPPA encoded by the coding sequence TTGTTGCTGGAGCGCGAGCCCGAACTGACGCAGGCCACCTCGGCACTGCACCGCGCCACGGAGGGAGAGGGCTGCCTCCTGGCCGTCCGGGGCCCACTCGGAGTCGGCCGGTCGACGTTCCTGGAGACGGTGGCGGCACTCGCGGAAGCTGAGGGATTCCTGACACTGCGGGCACAGGCCGCCGCCGCCGAGGAGAACTTCACACTCGGGGTCGTGCGGCAGCTGGCGGACTCGGTCCTCGTGACCGCACCGGCCGACGACAGCGGACGCTGGCTGCGGGACGCGGCGGCCGCGGCGGGCACAGCGGAACCGCACCCCACCGCGGCCGTCCCCCCGTGGTCCACGATCACCCCTCACCAGGCACCCCGCTGGCTGACCGCTCTCCTCGAGTCCATGGCGTCGGACCGGCCGGTCATGGTGATGGTGGACGACCTCCAGTGGTCGGACGGCGAGTCCCTGCTGGCGCTGCTGCCGTCCCTCACGCGGCGAAGACGGAACCGGATCATGTTCGTCCTGTCCGTCCTGCCCGGTGACGTACGCGGCACCAGGGGGCAGGTCCGGCAGTCGCTGGAACCGGTGGACCATGCCGTGGAGCTGACCGTGCTCAGCCGCGACGGTGTGCGCCTGCTGGTGGAGGAAGCCTGCGGCGCCCTGCCCCACGACACGTTCGTCGACACCCTCCTGCGACGCTCCGGCGGCAACCCCCTGCTGGTGAAGGCCCTGGTGGACGAGGCCCAGTACCGGCAGCTCCAGCCCACCGAGGCCAACTGCGCGGCAGCCGCCGCCCTCCGTCCGGAACGGGCCCGCCGGCGTCTCGCCGTCTTCCTGAGGTCGCAGCCGGACCACGTCCGGCGCGTCGCCTACGCGCTGACCGTCCTCGACGACGCCGCCGACCCCCAGCTGGTGGCCTACCTGGCGGAGATCGACGACGACCGACGGGCGGAGGCCGTCGACGTCCTGCGTCTGACCGGACTCGTGGCGCGGCACTCCGGCTTCCTCATCCCCGGGACACTCCTGCGTGACCTGCTGGAAGAGAGCATGCCCGCGGCCGAGCGCACCGCCATGCGCAGCGTGGCGGCCGAGCTGCTGCACCGCACCGGTCATCCGGCCGAACTGGCGGCGGAGCAGCTCATGTCGGTCATCACCCTGCACGGTCCGCAGGCCGTGGAGATCCTGCGGACCGCCGCGGACAGCGCGCTGCGCCGCGGCTCGCCCCGGGACGCCGCCCGCTACCTGCGACGCGCGCTGCTCGACACCTCCCCCACGGGCCGCGATCGGGCCCGCCTGCTGATCGACCTGGCGACCGCCGAGCGCAGCTTCGCCTCCGCCGCCTCCTTACGCCACGTCGCGGAGGCCGTACCGATGCTGGAGTCGGTGCGTGAACGCGCCGACGCCGTGACGCGGCTGGGGCCTCTCCTCATGGACCCGGCCGCCTTCCGCATCGACTCCGTACGGCGTGCCGTGGCCGAGGAACTGAGCCGGTCCGACCCGGACGACCGCATCGAACGAGAACTCGCGCTGCGCCTGGAAGCCCGGGAGCACGTGCTGTCGGCGCAGGATCCCGCGCATGTGAAGCACGCTCTGCGCCGCTTCCGGGGCCTGGGCCCCTCCCCCTCCCTGCGCACCACCGGGGAGCGCGAGCTGGTGACGTCCCTCCTGCACATCGCGTTCGTCGCCAACGCCGCTTCCGCCGAGGAACTGTCGCTGCTGTGCACCCGCCTGCTGGAACACGAGAGGCCCACCCCCGAGCACGTCCACAGCACCACGCCACTGGTGATCAACATTCTCGCCGGCGCCGGCCGGACGGAAGGCGCGGCCGGCTGGCTGCGCGAGGCACACCGGCTCGCCCAGCGCACGGGCGGTGACGTGGAGCAGGCCGTCATCCGCGCGGAGCAGGCCCTGGTCGCCCTCGCCGACGGCCAGCTCGCCTACGCCCGGCAGAAGGTGCTCCAGGCCGACGCCCTGGCCGGTCCGGACACCGGCGGCCTGCCGACCGTCTGCGCCGCCGTCCTGGCCATCGTCGCCCTCCACACCGAGGAGCCCCAGCTCGCGGAACAGATCCTCACCCAGCACCGGCTGCACACCGAGAACCAGCATCTGGCGGCGCTGCTGCACCTGGCACGGGGCACCCTCGCGGCCGGACGCGGCGAAACCCGCACCGCGCTCGTCCACTTCCAGACCGCGGGCCGGCGTGCGGAACGCATCGGCTGGCACAACCCGGTCACGGTCCCCTGGTCCTCCTGCGCCGCCCTGATGTATCACCGTCTCGGCGAGCACGAGGAGGCGGTGGCGGCAGCACTCATGGAGGTCGAGCGCTCACGCGCCTGGGGCGCTCCCGTCCGGCTGGGGCGTGCCCTGGTGGCCCTCGGCAAGGTCTCCTCCGGCCGGGAGGGCGTGGCGGTGCTGGAAGAAAGCGTCGGGGTGCTGGAGAACGCCACCAACGCACACGAGCTGTGCCAGGCGCTCTACGCCCTCGGCGTCCATCCCGAAACGGACCACAGACGGCGCTCCACCGCACTCGAACGGGCACACGAGCTGGCGGTGGACCAGGGAGCCGACGCGCTGGCGCGCAGAATCGCCCGGAAGAGGGACGAGCACATGAGCCGGATTTCCTCGGCCACCGACCGGCTCACCCCGTCCGAGCGGAAAGTGGCGCAGCTGGCGGCCACCGGTCTCAGCAATTCCGAGATATCGGCCCAGCTGGGCACGTCCTCTCGCATGGTTGAAAAACATCTGACGAAGGCGTATCGAAAACTCGGAATTGCGGGCCGCCCGGATCTCACTCAAGCCCTTGAGGAACTCCGCGAAACGCCTCCCGCGTGA